The following are from one region of the Fusarium keratoplasticum isolate Fu6.1 chromosome 4, whole genome shotgun sequence genome:
- a CDS encoding N-acetyltransferase domain-containing protein produces MASITIRPATEEDLPSMLSVYFSAFSPSPFSQRCFPSTSPDVQAWTADKLRSQIGTPDNHVVIAESEPGSVLGWARWVRRPAAPSKRAILSESDYPSSGDPALAVRLFQANADATYKHAAGESYWFLSTIATAKEAQRRGVGSALMQFGVDKADEEGWMAYLNSSPEGKGLYKKFGFQVVDESEIPELNIVQYHMKRAAKSSS; encoded by the coding sequence ATGGCCTCCATCACTATCCGTCCAGCCACTGAAGAAGACCTCCCCTCTATGCTATCAGTCTACTTCTCCGCCTTTTCCCCCAGCCCCTTCTCCCAACGCTGCTTCCCGTCTACATCACCAGATGTCCAAGCCTGGACCGCCGACAAGCTCCGGTCCCAAATCGGAACCCCGGACAATCAcgtcgtcatcgccgagTCCGAGCCCGGCTCCGTCCTCGGCTGGGCCCGCTGGGTCCGCCGGCCCGCCGCTCCGTCCAAGAGGGCAATCCTCTCCGAGTCTGACTACCCTTCCTCAGGAGACCCGGCCCTTGCTGTGCGTTTGTTCCAGGCCAATGCCGACGCTACATACAAGCACGCGGCGGGAGAGTCGTACTGGTTTCTGAGTACTATCGCCACGGCCAAGGAAGCACAGCGACGTGGCGTTGGATCGGCACTGATGCAGTTTGGAGTTGATAAGGCAGACGAggaaggatggatggcatATCTGAACAGCTCCCCTGAAGGTAAGGGGTTATACAAAAAGTTTGGGTTTCAAGTTGTCGACGAGTCTGAGATTCCAGAGCTCAATATCGTGCAGTATCACATGAAGAGAGCGGCAAAATCAAGTTCATGA
- a CDS encoding T-complex protein 1 subunit eta, with protein sequence MSFGGQTPTIIVLKEGTDTSQGKGQIVSNINACLAVQATIKSTLGPYGGDLLMVDENGRQTITNDGATVMKLLDIVHPAARILVDIARSQDAEVGDGTTSVVVLAGEILKEVKEHVEQGVSSQIIIKGLRRASQMAVNKVKEVAVSTNEGNRRDTLAKLASTAMTSKLIKRNTPFFTKMVVDAVLSLDQDDLNEKLIGIKKIPGGSLTDSLFINGVAFKKTFSYAGFEQQPKSFEQPKIVCLNVELELKAEKDNAEVRVEQVSEYQAIVDAEWQIIYKKLEAVYQTGAKVVLSKLPIGDLATQFFADRDIFCAGRVAAEDMERVVQATGAVVQSTCSDILPEHLGTCGKFEERQIGGERFNFFEDCPEAKTCTLVLRGGAEQFIAEVERSLHDAIMIVKRAIRNHLIVGGGGAAEMEVSAYLHQFADKNIPHKQQAIIKSFAKALEIIPRQLCDNAGFDATDILNKLRVEHRKGKTWAGVDFQNEGVADMMERFVWEPALVKINAIQAATEASCLILGVDETIRNEESAKPQAPGQLPPGAAQRALRGRGRGMPRR encoded by the exons ATGTCTTTCGGAGGCCAAACGCCGACGATCATCGTCCTCAAGGAAG GAACCGATACCTCCCAGGGCAAGGGACAGATCGTCTCCAACATTAATGCCTGTCTCGCCGTCCAGGCCACCATCAAGTCCACTTTGGGTCCCTACGGAGGCGACCTGTTGATGGTTGATGAGAATGGCAGGCAGACCATTACCAACGATGGCGCGACCGTCATGAAG CTCCTCGACATTGTCCACCCCGCCGCTCGAATTCTCGTCGATATCGCCCGATCGCAAGACGCTGAGGTGGGCGACGGAACCACCTCAGTCGTGGTTCTCGCCGGtgagatcctcaaggaggtcaaggagcacGTCGAGCAGGGTGTCAGCTCtcagatcatcatcaagggtCTGCGGAGAGCGTCGCAGATGGCCgtcaacaaggtcaaggaggttgcTGTCAGCACCAACGAGGGCAACCGCCGCGATaccctggccaagctggcctCGACTGCCATGACCAGCAAGCTGATCAAGCGGAATACTCCTTTCTTCACCAAGA TGGTTGTCGACGCCGTCCTGTCCCTCGACCAAGACGACCTTAACGAGAAGCTTATcggcatcaagaagatccccGGTGGTTCGCTTACTGactccctcttcatcaacggTGTCGCCTTCAAGAAGACCTTTTCCTACGCCGGTTTCGAGCAACAACCAAAGTCGTTCGAGCAACCCAAGATCGTCTGCCTCAACGTCGAGctggagctcaaggccgagaaggacaaCGCCGAGGTCCGTGTAGAGCAGGTTTCCGAATACCAGGCTATCGTGGACGCGGAGTGGCAGATTATCtacaagaagcttgaggcTGTTTACCAGACGGGTGCCAAGGTGGTGCTGAGCAAGCTGCCCATTGGTGACTTGGCCACCCAGTTCTTTGCCGACAGAGATATCTTCTGCGCCGGTCGTGTCGCTGCTGAGGATATGGAGCGCGTGGTGCAGGCTACCGGCGCTGTGGTTCAGTCGACATGCTCTGACATTCTGCCCGAGCATCTGGGAACCTGCGGCAAGTTTGAGGAGCGCCAGATCGGCGGTGAGCGCTTCAACTTCTTTGAGGATTGccccgaggccaagacctgCACTCTGGTCCTCCGTGGTGGCGCGGAGCAGTTCATCGCTGAGGTTGAGCGATCTCTGCACGACGCCATCATGATCGTCAAGCGAGCGATCCGAAACCACCTGAttgtcggtggtggtggtgccgCCGAGATGGAGGTGTCAGCCTACCTTCACCAGTTCGCCGACAAGAACATCCCTCACAAGCAacaagccatcatcaagtcctttgccaaggccctcgagatTATCCCCCGCCAGCTCTGCGACAACGCTGGCTTCGATGCTAccgacatcctcaacaagctccgCGTGGAGCACCGAAAGGGCAAGACATGGGCTGGTGTCGACTTCCAGAACGAGGGCGTtgccgacatgatggagcGCTTCGTGTGGGAGCCTGCCCTGGTTAAGATCAACGCCATCCAGGCGGCCACCGAGGCCAGCTGCCTCATCCTCGGAGTCGACGAGACCATCCGCAACGAGGAGAGCGCCAAGCCCCAGGCTCCCGGTCAGCTACCGCCCGGTGCTGCGCAGCGAGCTCTCAGGGGCCGTGGACGGGGAATGCCTAGAAGGTAA
- a CDS encoding N-acetyltransferase domain-containing protein: MPAMLDDPASPTIYRVSGQPPYPDPNSPGFPADIVPRQVTLRDRQTVATIVPFASRHQVPESLLAYLCDQINKEIEGGDTYPMMEPFAADKFAAYWFQNFGAIMLLGNVERAEDVVEGKDWSRECLGSFYIKPNYPGRSSHVCNAGFLVTDASRNRGVGRLMGEAYLDWAPRLGYTYSVFNLVYETNVASCRIWDALGFKRIGRVKGCGNLRSYPGQLIDAIIYGRDLAPRESEELVSEERFDKIKFYLKYGEYPNGADRAEKSRLRSAATHYKLLDGDKLMLKDKEVISDPARQFEIARRVHNQQHGGINKTTATIAEKYHWSRIKETVSDVIRSCVDCKELGKTPNPGGARKSASANNHGAGRRSGAGAIGGSDHQIQATSPPSQVLPLQDHSMMSTLSQQPSPDHTPSPYANPADISLIAPPHTLQGNSIDHTLHSHQHHHTLPQQHHPAHHQHNPHQHPHHNPMLQDPPGHHSHDHSVYQPIDPQIINQTSPHDLTPFDQYHSPADFQALLNATEDVVPSEPDAVDRDLEMLIEHQDDDDVVDGTVSMSGIGMGVGTGTDDRGLEHKERSLYDVGFGGTGG, encoded by the coding sequence ATGCCGGCCATGCTCGATGATCCGGCGAGCCCCACTATCTACCGGGTCTCGGGCCAACCCCCGTACCCGGACCCGAACAGTCCCGGCTTCCCGGCCGATATCGTGCCCCGGCAGGTCACCCTCCGAGACCGTCAGACCGTCGCCACCATTGTCCCCTTTGCGTCAAGGCACCAGGTCCCGGAGTCGCTGCTCGCGTACTTGTGTGACCAGATCAACAAGGAAATTGAGGGCGGCGATACGTACCCCATGATGGAGCCGTTCGCCGCCGACAAGTTCGCTGCTTACTGGTTCCAGAACTTTGGTGCCATTATGCTTCTTGGAAACGTCGAGCGGGCCGAGGATGTagtcgagggcaaggacTGGTCCCGGGAATGCCTGGGAAGCTTCTACATCAAGCCCAACTACCCTGGCCGCAGCAGCCATGTGTGCAATGCTGGCTTCCTCGTCACTGACGCTTCGCGTAACCGTGGTGTCGGTCGTCTGATGGGTGAGGCGTACTTGGACTGGGCTCCACGCCTCGGCTACACCTACAGCGTCTTCAATCTCGTCTACGAGACCAATGTGGCCTCGTGCCGCATCTGGGACGCCCTGGGCTTCAAGCGCATCGGACGGGTCAAGGGGTGCGGCAACCTGAGGAGCTATCCGGGACAGCTCATCGACGCCATAATCTACGGGCGGGATCTGGCTCCGCGTGAAAGCGAGGAACTCGTGAGTGAAGAGCGtttcgacaagatcaagttcTACCTCAAGTACGGCGAGTACCCGAACGGCGCTGACCGAGCCGAAAAAAGCAGGCTCCGCAGCGCGGCGACGCACTATAagctcctcgacggcgacaagCTCATGCTCAAGGATAAGGAGGTGATATCCGACCCGGCCCGCCAGTTTGAGATTGCCCGCCGTGTTCATAACCAGCAGCACGGGGGCATCAACAAGACCACCGCCACCATTGCTGAGAAGTACCACTGGAGCCGCATCAAGGAGACGGTTAGCGACGTCATCCGAAGTTGCGTCGATTGCAAGGAGTTGGGCAAGACACCTAATCCAGGCGGTGCAAGGAAGTCTGCGTCTGCGAACAATCATGGAGCTGGACGAAGATCGGGTGCTGGCGCAATTGGTGGGAGTGATCATCAAATACAGGCAACGAGTCCGCCGAGTCAAGTGCTGCCGCTACAAGATCACAGCATGATGTCGACGCTATCACAGCAACCAAGTCCAGATCATACTCCAAGTCCTTATGCTAACCCTGCCGACATCTCTCTCATCGCGCCCCCTCACACTCTACAGGGCAACTCGATCGACCACACGCTTCACTCacaccagcatcatcataCGCTTCCCCAACAGCATCATCCTGCTCACCATCAACATAATCCACATCAACATCCGCACCATAACCCCATGTTACAAGATCCTCCCGGCCACCATTCTCACGACCACTCCGTCTACCAGCCCATCGACCCGCAAATCATCAACCAGACCTCACCGCATGACCTCACGCCTTTTGACCAGTACCACTCACCAGCTGACTTTCAAGCCTTGCTCAACGCTACCGAGGACGTCGTACCTTCCGAACCTGACGCAGTCGATCGTGATCTTGAGATGCTGATCGAGCaccaggacgacgacgacgttgtGGACGGGACGGTGAGCATGAGTGGCATAGGCATGGGTGTCGGGACAGGGACGGATGATAGGGGGCTGGAGCACAAGGAGAGGAGCTTGTATGATGTTGGATTTGGTGGGACAGGGGGTTAA